A genomic segment from Streptosporangium roseum DSM 43021 encodes:
- a CDS encoding DUF5941 domain-containing protein gives MVSVHMTPVPHSIVTAYRDDGVLSRAMGNLVAGQLPPLPPALVGTFVTGVLLMVGVAGSDGLAVFAPAVALLLAGPGSSHPHDGRLDWLVPPILRLTEYGFVASVGFAHGVPPWLIFLLLGAMAFHHYDVVYRVRQRVYPPPWLATAGLGWDGRMLLIALGGLAGQVTLVFVLLALYLWGFFGWESVTCWVAAPRSGVDAADLGAHD, from the coding sequence ATGGTTTCCGTCCACATGACGCCGGTGCCGCACAGCATCGTGACGGCCTACCGGGACGACGGGGTCCTGTCGCGGGCGATGGGCAACCTGGTCGCCGGGCAGCTCCCGCCGCTGCCGCCGGCGCTCGTCGGGACCTTCGTGACCGGGGTGCTGCTGATGGTGGGCGTGGCCGGCAGCGACGGGCTGGCGGTGTTCGCCCCCGCGGTGGCGCTGCTGCTGGCCGGTCCCGGCAGCTCCCACCCGCACGACGGCAGGCTCGACTGGCTGGTCCCGCCGATCCTGCGCCTGACCGAGTACGGATTCGTGGCCTCGGTCGGGTTCGCGCACGGCGTGCCGCCGTGGTTGATCTTCCTGCTGCTCGGCGCGATGGCGTTCCACCACTACGACGTCGTCTACCGGGTGCGCCAGCGCGTCTACCCGCCGCCCTGGCTGGCCACGGCCGGGCTGGGCTGGGACGGCCGCATGCTGCTGATCGCGCTGGGCGGCCTCGCCGGGCAGGTCACGCTGGTCTTCGTGCTGCTCGCGCTCTATCTGTGGGGGTTCTTCGGGTGGGAGAGCGTCACCTGCTGGGTGGCCGCGCCGCGCTCGGGGGTGGACGCGGCCGATCTGGGCGCCCACGATTGA
- a CDS encoding sugar phosphate nucleotidyltransferase, whose translation MLGMVLAAGAGRRLRPYTDTLPKALVPVDGETTIMDISLRNLAAADLRDVVVIVGYQAQAVHERKAELERRHGVKLTLVHNDKAEEWNNAYSLWCARDYFDQGVLLVNGDTVHPVSVEHTLLSAPATSDILLAVDAVKKLADEEMKVTLDGDGHLKLITKLMDPADAAGEYIGATLIRPGIGERLADALQATFERDPQLYYEDGYQELVARGEKIAVAPIGEVPWVEVDNHDDLAKAREIACRY comes from the coding sequence TTGCTGGGAATGGTGCTGGCCGCCGGGGCCGGACGACGCCTGCGGCCGTACACGGACACGCTGCCCAAGGCGCTGGTGCCGGTCGACGGCGAGACCACGATCATGGACATCTCGCTGCGGAACCTCGCGGCGGCCGACCTCCGTGACGTCGTGGTCATCGTCGGCTACCAGGCGCAGGCCGTACACGAGCGGAAGGCCGAGCTGGAGCGGCGGCACGGTGTGAAACTCACCCTCGTGCACAACGACAAGGCCGAGGAGTGGAACAACGCCTACTCCCTGTGGTGCGCGCGCGACTACTTCGACCAGGGCGTGCTGCTGGTCAACGGAGACACGGTGCACCCGGTCTCCGTCGAGCACACGCTGCTGTCGGCACCCGCGACCAGTGACATCCTGCTCGCGGTCGACGCCGTGAAGAAGCTCGCCGACGAGGAGATGAAGGTCACCCTCGACGGTGACGGCCATCTCAAGCTGATCACCAAGCTGATGGACCCGGCCGACGCCGCGGGTGAATACATCGGCGCGACGCTGATCCGCCCCGGTATCGGCGAGCGCCTCGCCGACGCCCTCCAGGCCACCTTCGAGCGCGACCCGCAGCTCTACTACGAGGACGGCTACCAGGAGCTGGTCGCCCGCGGTGAGAAGATCGCGGTCGCCCCGATCGGCGAGGTCCCGTGGGTCGAGGTCGACAACCACGACGACCTCGCCAAGGCGCGGGAGATCGCGTGCCGATACTAG
- a CDS encoding iron-containing alcohol dehydrogenase family protein, with the protein MLPAPLTMEVRRGAIAQLGSLLADSRVATSGRVAVAVGAGQGDRIASVIAPSLGEAQVFRVPDGSVDAAVSLGADLRKGAYEAVVGIGGGKTIDATKYAASLAGIPMVAVATNLSHDGICSPVASLTHDGGKGSFGVPMPLAIMVDLDFVHDAPQSLVRSGVGDVVSNLSAIEDWQLGNIERGEPIDGLACAMARTAAEAVIGRNDSIESDAFLTVLAEALILSGMSMVIAGSSRPSSGGDHEILHAVDQLFPGTSNHGELAGVGAAFCFFLREDSRRLNQVVDCLRGHELPITPVDLGLTVEQFTEAVMLAPSTRPGRYTILEHLRLSEPEIRDRVEDYVRAVGR; encoded by the coding sequence ATGCTGCCCGCCCCGCTGACCATGGAGGTACGGCGGGGCGCGATCGCCCAGCTCGGCTCGTTGCTGGCCGACAGCCGGGTGGCGACCTCCGGGCGGGTGGCGGTGGCGGTGGGCGCGGGCCAGGGTGACCGGATCGCCTCGGTGATCGCCCCCTCGCTCGGCGAGGCCCAGGTCTTCCGGGTCCCCGACGGCTCGGTGGACGCGGCCGTCTCGCTCGGCGCCGACCTGCGCAAGGGCGCCTACGAGGCGGTCGTCGGGATCGGCGGCGGCAAGACCATCGACGCGACCAAGTACGCCGCGTCGCTCGCCGGCATCCCCATGGTGGCGGTGGCCACCAACCTGTCGCACGACGGGATCTGCTCGCCGGTGGCGTCGCTGACGCACGACGGCGGCAAGGGCTCCTTCGGCGTCCCCATGCCGCTGGCCATCATGGTGGATCTCGATTTCGTCCACGACGCGCCGCAGTCCCTGGTCCGTTCCGGGGTCGGAGACGTGGTGAGCAACCTGTCGGCGATCGAGGACTGGCAGCTCGGCAACATCGAGCGGGGCGAGCCGATCGACGGCCTGGCCTGCGCGATGGCCCGCACCGCGGCGGAGGCGGTGATCGGCCGGAACGACTCGATCGAGTCCGACGCCTTCCTCACCGTGCTGGCCGAGGCGCTCATCCTCTCGGGGATGTCGATGGTGATCGCCGGGTCCTCCCGTCCTTCCAGTGGCGGAGACCATGAGATCCTTCATGCCGTGGATCAGCTTTTTCCCGGCACCTCCAACCACGGCGAGCTCGCCGGGGTCGGTGCCGCCTTCTGCTTCTTCCTCCGCGAGGACTCCCGGAGGCTAAACCAGGTCGTCGACTGCCTGCGCGGGCACGAGCTGCCGATCACCCCCGTCGATCTGGGGCTGACCGTCGAGCAGTTCACCGAGGCGGTCATGCTGGCGCCCTCGACCCGTCCGGGGCGTTACACGATCCTGGAGCACCTGCGCCTGTCGGAGCCGGAGATTCGCGATCGGGTGGAGGACTATGTCCGGGCCGTCGGTCGCTGA
- a CDS encoding CDP-alcohol phosphatidyltransferase family protein, which produces MSGPSVAELRAVAQPHSTMDRNSGEHWAGALYMRKLSIYVTWFLAKTPITPNQTTWLMILSGVLAGVVIALPGLWAAVGAALLIQLYLLLDCSDGELARWTRRTSITGVYLDRVGHYFAEAALLIGLGFRASETLPDWYTVMGFAAALGAILIKAETDLVDVARARSGLVAATESSAEQFQSRGLGMARKAAAALKFHRLVQAVELSIIVVVAAVWDLLAGGLAATRVLMVACVVVAVLQMALHLVSILASRRLS; this is translated from the coding sequence ATGTCCGGGCCGTCGGTCGCTGAGCTCCGTGCGGTCGCCCAGCCGCACTCGACCATGGACCGCAACAGCGGCGAGCACTGGGCCGGCGCGCTGTACATGCGGAAGCTGTCGATCTACGTCACCTGGTTCCTCGCCAAGACGCCGATCACCCCCAACCAGACCACCTGGCTGATGATCCTGTCCGGGGTGCTGGCGGGCGTGGTCATCGCGCTCCCCGGTCTCTGGGCCGCCGTCGGCGCAGCGCTGCTGATCCAGCTCTACCTGCTGCTCGACTGCTCCGACGGCGAGCTGGCGCGGTGGACCAGGCGGACCTCCATCACCGGCGTCTACCTGGACCGGGTCGGCCACTACTTCGCCGAGGCCGCCCTGCTCATCGGGCTGGGCTTCCGGGCGTCGGAGACCCTTCCCGACTGGTACACCGTGATGGGCTTCGCCGCCGCGCTCGGCGCCATCCTGATCAAGGCGGAGACCGACCTGGTCGACGTGGCCCGCGCCCGGTCCGGCCTGGTCGCGGCGACCGAGAGCTCGGCCGAGCAGTTCCAGTCGCGCGGCCTGGGCATGGCCCGCAAGGCGGCCGCCGCCCTGAAGTTCCACCGGCTCGTCCAGGCCGTCGAGCTGTCGATCATCGTGGTCGTCGCCGCGGTGTGGGACCTGCTCGCGGGCGGCCTGGCCGCCACCCGGGTGCTCATGGTGGCCTGTGTCGTGGTCGCCGTGCTGCAGATGGCACTGCACCTGGTCAGCATCCTGGCCTCCAGGCGGCTTTCATGA
- a CDS encoding glycosyltransferase family 2 protein: MKISCVILTMGNRVPELDRAVESALRQTDGDVEVVIVGNGADVPELSVSVPAGSSASVKTVRLSHNTGIPAGRNRGVEECSGDVVLFLDDDGWYGAMNVVSHLRERFSTEHDLAVVSFRVMDPEGGTGQRRHVPRLRAGDPERSSPVTTFLGGACAIRRSAFLQVGGLPERFFYAHEETDLAWRLLGEGYRIEYDAQTVMYHPQVPPTRHADFYRLNARNRVWLARRNLPWPLAALYLLNWIVLTLIRERSGAALRAWFKGFTEGLREPAGERRPMGWKTAWRMLRLGRPPIV; encoded by the coding sequence TTGAAGATCTCGTGCGTCATCCTCACCATGGGCAACCGGGTCCCCGAGCTGGACCGGGCCGTCGAGTCCGCGCTGCGCCAGACCGACGGCGACGTCGAGGTGGTCATCGTCGGCAACGGCGCGGACGTCCCCGAGCTGTCGGTCTCCGTGCCGGCGGGCTCGTCCGCCTCGGTCAAGACCGTGCGGCTCAGCCACAACACGGGCATCCCGGCGGGCCGCAACCGCGGCGTCGAGGAGTGCTCGGGCGACGTGGTGCTCTTCCTGGACGACGACGGCTGGTACGGCGCGATGAACGTCGTCTCCCACCTGCGTGAGCGCTTCTCCACCGAGCACGACCTGGCCGTCGTCTCCTTCCGGGTGATGGACCCCGAGGGCGGCACCGGCCAGCGCCGCCACGTCCCCCGCCTGCGGGCGGGCGACCCCGAGCGGTCCTCCCCGGTCACCACCTTCCTGGGCGGCGCCTGCGCCATCCGCCGATCCGCCTTCCTGCAGGTCGGCGGTCTCCCCGAGCGGTTCTTCTACGCCCACGAGGAGACCGACCTGGCCTGGCGGCTGCTCGGTGAGGGCTACCGCATCGAATACGACGCCCAGACCGTCATGTACCACCCGCAGGTCCCCCCCACCCGCCACGCCGACTTCTACCGCCTCAACGCACGCAACCGCGTCTGGCTGGCCCGCCGCAACCTGCCCTGGCCCCTGGCCGCGCTCTACCTCCTCAACTGGATCGTCCTCACCCTGATCCGCGAACGCTCCGGCGCCGCCCTGCGCGCCTGGTTCAAGGGCTTCACCGAAGGTCTCCGCGAGCCCGCGGGGGAACGCCGTCCCATGGGCTGGAAGACCGCCTGGCGCATGCTCCGCCTGGGCCGCCCGCCGATCGTCTGA
- a CDS encoding sugar kinase: MDVYTLGEAFAVVTSGRIRHEHEARLDVAGAELTVAVGLARLGHAAAWLGKVGGDEIGARILTALRGEGVDVSDARVDDASPTGLLLKESRLGQAARVTYYRTGTRLTQGNVPTDRIAASRVLHVSGIAAALGARDAMHAAVRAARLAGVTVSVAVNYRDQLWPDLREAEEILSALACSADVLFVRQNELDLVKPALGGDREVIVIRGARGASVRVDGVRHDAPSLGTPVVDPTGSGDAFAAGYLSALLERLHPADRLRRGALLAAFAVSSTSEWQGLPTRAELPLLESDV; this comes from the coding sequence GTGGACGTCTACACCCTCGGCGAGGCCTTCGCCGTCGTCACCAGCGGCCGGATCCGTCATGAGCACGAGGCCAGGCTGGACGTGGCCGGGGCCGAGCTCACCGTCGCGGTCGGGCTGGCCAGGCTCGGGCACGCGGCCGCCTGGCTGGGCAAGGTGGGGGGCGACGAGATCGGCGCCCGGATCCTCACGGCGCTGCGCGGTGAGGGCGTGGACGTCTCGGACGCGCGGGTGGACGACGCCTCCCCCACCGGGCTGCTCCTGAAGGAGTCCAGGCTCGGGCAGGCGGCCAGGGTCACCTACTACCGGACGGGGACCCGGCTCACGCAGGGCAACGTCCCCACCGACCGGATCGCGGCCTCCCGGGTCCTGCATGTCAGCGGGATCGCCGCCGCGCTGGGCGCGCGTGACGCCATGCACGCCGCGGTGCGGGCCGCGCGGCTCGCGGGGGTCACCGTCTCGGTGGCCGTCAACTACCGTGACCAGCTCTGGCCGGACCTCCGGGAGGCCGAGGAGATCCTCAGCGCGCTGGCCTGCTCGGCCGACGTGCTGTTCGTCCGGCAGAACGAGCTGGACCTGGTCAAGCCCGCCCTCGGCGGGGACCGGGAGGTCATCGTGATCCGGGGCGCCCGGGGTGCGAGCGTCCGGGTGGACGGCGTCCGCCACGACGCCCCGAGCCTCGGCACGCCCGTGGTCGATCCCACCGGTTCGGGAGACGCCTTCGCCGCCGGCTACCTCAGCGCGCTGCTGGAGCGGCTGCACCCCGCCGACCGGCTGCGCCGGGGCGCCCTGCTGGCGGCTTTCGCGGTCTCCAGCACCAGCGAGTGGCAGGGGCTGCCCACCAGGGCCGAACTGCCGCTGCTGGAGTCCGACGTCTGA
- a CDS encoding acetoacetate decarboxylase family protein, with protein sequence MARHLIQGREIAMPVRIRDASVCSASYLVRADAARAVIAYSGLDVAEVLPGKALCTLVFVDYADGDLDAYREFGVAFLVRPPDGGRPPPRGLRAGLSELRRAGAGAFIHWLPVDQGFTLEAGRRIWGFPKELADIDLRLSSPYKRCILRKDGRLVLDLLIKPGAPVPGGGTMAPVDAYSHLDGVTRRTPWSMSPRGVRMRPGGALIRLGNHPVAKELSELGLPKRALMTSTVSHLTMTFGEAKEL encoded by the coding sequence ATGGCACGCCATCTGATCCAGGGCCGCGAGATCGCCATGCCGGTGCGGATCCGGGACGCCTCCGTCTGCAGCGCCTCCTACCTGGTCCGGGCGGACGCCGCCCGGGCGGTGATCGCCTACTCGGGGCTGGACGTGGCCGAGGTGCTGCCCGGCAAGGCCCTGTGCACGCTGGTGTTCGTCGACTACGCCGACGGCGACCTGGACGCCTACCGGGAGTTCGGCGTGGCCTTCCTGGTCCGCCCGCCCGACGGGGGCCGGCCACCTCCCCGAGGGCTGCGCGCCGGCCTGTCCGAGCTGCGCAGGGCCGGGGCCGGGGCGTTCATCCACTGGCTCCCCGTCGACCAGGGCTTCACCCTGGAGGCGGGCCGTAGGATCTGGGGCTTCCCCAAGGAACTGGCCGACATCGACCTCCGCCTGAGCTCCCCCTACAAGCGGTGCATCCTGCGCAAGGACGGCCGCCTGGTGCTGGACCTGCTGATCAAGCCCGGCGCCCCGGTGCCCGGGGGCGGCACGATGGCCCCCGTCGACGCCTACAGCCACCTGGACGGCGTCACCCGCCGCACTCCCTGGTCGATGTCCCCCCGCGGGGTCCGCATGCGTCCCGGCGGAGCGCTGATCCGCCTGGGCAACCACCCCGTCGCCAAGGAGCTGAGCGAGCTCGGCCTGCCCAAGCGCGCCCTGATGACCAGCACGGTCTCCCACCTCACCATGACATTCGGCGAGGCGAAGGAGCTGTAG